One Triplophysa dalaica isolate WHDGS20190420 chromosome 1, ASM1584641v1, whole genome shotgun sequence DNA segment encodes these proteins:
- the snai3 gene encoding zinc finger protein SNAI3: MTESSSSKLQCLHPLQTVFPAPHHGISAQISSLRMNPIDSGMYLPPQHPSVPMDGPVLPYTYPMTPIALQPVLSTLKPFRHSHSDPDEKLSVSQLQPDTSGQERRDGCLDCQKSYFTFSSLSKQRNLHCEWQCKKYFSCKYCDKEYVSLGALKMHIRTHTLPCVCKLCGKAFSRPWLLQGHIRTHTGEKPFSCPHCSRAFADRSNLRAHLQTHSEIKKYQCRSCLKTFSRISLLSKHEEAGCCPMS; this comes from the exons atgacagaatcttcaagCTCCAAACTCCAATGCCTGCATCCCCTTCAAACCGTGTTTCCCGCCCCACATCATGGGATCTCGGCACAGATCAGCTCTCTGCGGATGAACCCTATCGATTCAGGGATGTACCTGCCTCCACAGCACCCGAGTGTGCCCATGGACGGCCCAGTTCTGCCTTACACTTACCCCATGACGCCCATTGCCCTGCAGCCTGTGCTCTCAACGCTAAAACCCTTCCGGCATTCCCACAGTGACCCAGACGAAAAACTCTCTGTGTCCCAATTACAACCGGACACCAGCGGTCAGGAGCGCCGAGATGGATGTTTAGATTGCCAGAAATCTTACTTTACCTTCTCTAGCCTGAGCAAGCAGAGGAATCTACACTGTGAGTGGCAATGCAAGAAGTACTTCAGCTGTAAATACTGCGATAAAGAGTATGTGAGTCTCGGAGCGCTGAAGATGCACATCCGAACGCACACGCTGCCTTGTGTATGTAAGCTCTGCGGAAAGGCCTTCTCCAGGCCATGGCTGCTTCAGGGACACATTCGCACACACACGG GTGAGAAGCCGTTCTCCTGTCCGCACTGCAGTCGCGCATTTGCTGACCGGTCAAACCTTCGAGCGCATCTACAAACCCACTCTGAGATCAAGAAATATCAGTGTAGAAGCTGTTTAAAGACCTTCTCCAGAATATCACTCCTGTCAAAACACGAGGAAGCAGGCTGCTGCCCGATGTCATGA